The Acidobacteriota bacterium genome has a segment encoding these proteins:
- a CDS encoding GNAT family N-acetyltransferase, which translates to MLNAYVAATPEVYPDIEPVTASIAYDLSNLRSLNAEDLEAVTEFLARRPVHTVVMSSFITDNGIEGKLNRGVFYGYFDEKCELEGVALIGHSTLIEARSDRSLRAFALKARQSRIPINLIMSDDDVAERFFELYAIGTMTPRLKCTELLFQTDFPFPVQRCDWHIREARLEDLDQIARAQAEVAFIESGIDPMSRDREGFMKRCARRIEQGRVFVVFDGDRLVFKADIIAEASDVIYLEGIYVAPGYRGRGIGATCLAEVCRRLLGRAMYVCLLSNDEAKHAHRSFANAGLRNTGKCTTLFV; encoded by the coding sequence ATGCTGAACGCGTATGTTGCCGCAACGCCAGAAGTGTATCCGGACATCGAACCGGTCACAGCGAGCATTGCTTACGATCTTTCAAACCTACGATCACTGAACGCCGAAGACCTTGAAGCGGTTACCGAGTTCCTCGCAAGGCGGCCGGTCCACACCGTCGTGATGAGCAGCTTCATTACCGACAACGGCATTGAAGGCAAATTGAATCGAGGCGTGTTCTACGGCTACTTCGACGAGAAGTGCGAGCTTGAAGGTGTCGCACTGATCGGCCATTCGACGCTGATCGAGGCCCGGTCGGATCGCTCCCTGCGGGCATTTGCCCTGAAGGCACGCCAGTCGCGAATCCCGATCAACTTGATCATGTCCGACGACGACGTAGCCGAACGGTTCTTTGAACTCTATGCCATCGGGACAATGACCCCGCGGCTGAAATGCACCGAACTTCTGTTCCAGACGGATTTCCCGTTTCCGGTGCAGCGATGCGACTGGCATATCCGCGAGGCTCGGCTTGAGGATCTGGACCAGATCGCGAGGGCACAGGCAGAGGTCGCCTTTATCGAATCCGGCATCGACCCGATGAGCCGCGACCGCGAAGGCTTCATGAAGCGGTGTGCACGGCGAATAGAACAAGGCCGGGTTTTCGTGGTCTTCGATGGTGACCGGCTCGTTTTCAAAGCCGACATCATCGCCGAGGCATCGGATGTTATCTACCTCGAAGGCATTTATGTTGCTCCGGGGTACCGCGGACGGGGGATCGGTGCAACCTGTTTGGCAGAGGTTTGCCGGCGGCTTTTGGGCCGGGCGATGTATGTTTGCCTGCTGAGCAACGATGAGGCAAAACACGCCCACCGCAGCTTCGCCAACGCAGGACTCCGGAATACCGGGAAATGCACGACATTGTTCGTGTAA